In the Campylobacter concisus genome, one interval contains:
- a CDS encoding Mur ligase family protein — protein MSLAKFLDGKPLYYKEIDYGRIIRAYATIKEHIKPFKIIHIIGTNGKGSTGRFLAQILSQNGAKVGHYTSPHIFKFNERFWLNGEVASDEILEAAHERLQALLSDEYKIKTSYFEYMTLLSAVLFEGCDYFVCEAGMGGVLDATNVFEKELSIFTPIGLDHTAVLGDSLEEISRTKFEAMGKRAILNDEMNEISVAIAKEIASERGAILSFPREILTKENLNEIANYADKFNLPEFLRSNLTLAYAAAKILDNSIDIKKLGTLTLRGRCEKIASNLYVDVGHNELGAKAVAKKFSSKEFSDKKLTLVYNSFLDKDFKAVLAALKPVVEDVLLYHYYCEGRELGGELINKALNELEISHREFEPSDMNDIKEAKNGKIYLAFGSFHLAEAFLKEYYASKGL, from the coding sequence ATGAGCCTAGCTAAATTTCTTGATGGCAAACCACTTTACTATAAAGAGATTGACTATGGCAGGATTATTAGAGCGTATGCGACTATAAAAGAGCATATAAAGCCATTTAAGATTATTCACATCATCGGCACAAATGGCAAAGGTAGCACTGGCCGCTTTTTAGCGCAAATTTTAAGCCAAAACGGTGCAAAAGTCGGGCACTACACAAGCCCTCATATATTTAAATTTAATGAGCGATTTTGGCTAAATGGTGAGGTTGCTAGTGATGAAATTTTGGAGGCTGCTCATGAGCGTTTGCAGGCTCTTTTAAGTGATGAATACAAGATAAAAACGAGCTATTTTGAGTATATGACGCTGCTTTCTGCCGTGCTTTTTGAGGGTTGCGACTATTTTGTCTGCGAAGCTGGCATGGGTGGTGTGCTTGATGCGACAAATGTTTTTGAAAAAGAGTTAAGTATTTTTACGCCTATTGGACTCGATCATACGGCAGTTCTTGGAGATAGCTTAGAAGAAATTTCTCGCACGAAATTTGAAGCTATGGGTAAAAGAGCTATTTTAAATGATGAGATGAACGAGATAAGCGTTGCTATCGCAAAAGAGATCGCAAGCGAGAGGGGCGCAATTTTGAGCTTTCCAAGAGAAATTTTAACCAAAGAAAATTTAAACGAGATCGCAAACTATGCAGATAAATTTAATCTACCAGAGTTTTTACGATCAAATTTAACTCTAGCCTACGCCGCAGCTAAAATTTTAGATAATAGCATAGATATCAAAAAGCTTGGTACTCTTACGCTTCGAGGCAGATGCGAAAAGATCGCTTCAAATTTATATGTGGATGTTGGTCACAACGAGCTTGGCGCAAAGGCTGTGGCTAAGAAATTTAGCTCTAAAGAGTTTAGTGACAAGAAGCTAACTCTAGTTTATAACTCGTTTTTAGATAAAGATTTCAAGGCGGTTTTGGCAGCTTTAAAGCCAGTCGTTGAGGACGTGCTGCTTTATCACTACTACTGCGAGGGCAGGGAGCTTGGCGGAGAGCTCATAAATAAAGCGTTAAACGAGCTTGAAATTTCACATAGAGAGTTTGAGCCAAGCGATATGAACGATATAAAAGAGGCAAAAAACGGCAAAATTTATCTAGCCTTTGGCTCATTTCATCTAGCCGAAGCCTTTTTAAAAGAGTACTATGCAAGCAAAGGTCTATGA
- a CDS encoding GGDEF domain-containing protein, whose product MAAVTVSQIVKEALNEIKDRHLMLTPENYTEVYNEISKKYGFTTEESKKIEKYISRLGDEYKNQALSLHIKTVDEFVAFMTARLSRGAQQGAGLVADDKKLQSLNAFARRILQAISMLHNKDAKSLAEQSMQLLARRYDEKNLEEMCLRWFDFVSSYDTEFLEFLKYYGVRNFDDLKTMSSELEKFLTQKDEDGEEDVLIQLLSLTLEPSITKDLDEELSTIRSTLKQNPKTLNSKEFQEKVKAFVDRRIEEDRTEIIEKVGSLNNVLQNISEKISDIAVSSQSSSDKVKSIKNDLKNVNLNTNSIDQVRSMLIEIAGALEIESKELGIEMHNRQATILELQNRVNSLEKELEEAKLESKEDFLTKVSTKRALMNEIQRIEEAYKRYGTDYSICFVDIDFFKSINDTYGHEAGDVILSAVAQVLKKNARKVDFVGRYGGEEFVILLPSTGLKDSVKFGDKLRSMIENFKFIYKNERIKVTISSGIATRSANLSETMTLEAADKMLYLSKENGRNQVMPKIIEEK is encoded by the coding sequence ATGGCAGCAGTAACCGTTAGTCAAATAGTCAAGGAAGCCTTAAATGAGATCAAAGATCGCCATTTGATGCTAACGCCAGAGAATTACACTGAAGTCTATAATGAAATTTCTAAAAAATACGGCTTTACAACAGAAGAGAGTAAAAAGATAGAAAAATATATCTCAAGGCTTGGTGACGAATATAAAAATCAAGCCCTAAGCCTTCATATAAAGACGGTCGATGAGTTTGTCGCTTTTATGACTGCTAGGCTCTCTAGGGGTGCTCAACAAGGAGCAGGCCTTGTGGCTGATGATAAAAAACTACAGTCGCTAAATGCATTTGCTAGAAGAATTCTCCAAGCTATCTCAATGCTTCACAATAAAGATGCAAAAAGCTTAGCAGAGCAAAGTATGCAGCTGCTCGCTAGAAGATATGATGAGAAAAATCTTGAAGAAATGTGCCTTAGATGGTTTGACTTTGTTAGCTCTTACGACACTGAGTTTTTAGAATTTTTGAAATATTATGGTGTTAGAAATTTTGATGATTTAAAGACAATGAGTTCTGAACTTGAGAAATTTCTTACACAAAAAGATGAAGATGGCGAAGAGGATGTTTTGATTCAGCTTTTAAGCCTTACTCTTGAGCCTTCTATTACAAAGGATCTTGATGAAGAGCTTAGCACGATAAGAAGTACTTTGAAGCAAAATCCTAAAACCTTAAATAGCAAAGAATTTCAAGAAAAGGTAAAGGCATTTGTTGATCGCAGGATAGAAGAAGATAGAACGGAGATCATAGAAAAAGTTGGTTCGCTAAATAATGTCTTGCAAAATATAAGCGAGAAAATTTCTGATATTGCGGTTAGTTCGCAAAGTAGTTCTGATAAAGTTAAAAGCATTAAAAATGATCTAAAAAATGTAAATTTAAATACAAATAGCATTGATCAAGTAAGAAGCATGCTTATTGAGATCGCTGGTGCTTTGGAGATCGAGAGCAAAGAGCTTGGTATCGAGATGCACAATAGACAAGCTACTATCTTAGAGCTTCAAAATAGAGTAAACAGCCTTGAAAAAGAGCTTGAGGAAGCTAAACTGGAGAGCAAAGAAGACTTTTTGACAAAGGTATCTACTAAGCGTGCTTTGATGAACGAGATTCAACGCATTGAAGAGGCATATAAACGCTATGGGACTGACTATTCTATCTGCTTTGTTGATATTGACTTTTTCAAAAGCATAAACGATACTTATGGGCATGAGGCTGGAGATGTTATTCTTTCAGCGGTAGCTCAAGTACTTAAGAAAAATGCTAGAAAGGTTGATTTTGTTGGTAGATATGGTGGCGAAGAATTTGTAATCTTGCTTCCAAGCACTGGCTTAAAAGATAGTGTTAAATTTGGAGATAAGCTAAGAAGTATGATAGAAAATTTCAAATTTATCTATAAAAATGAGCGCATCAAAGTTACTATCAGCTCTGGTATAGCGACAAGAAGTGCAAATTTAAGTGAGACAATGACGCTTGAGGCTGCTGATAAGATGCTTTATCTCTCAAAAGAAAATGGTAGAAATCAAGTAATGCCAAAGATAATCGAGGAAAAATGA
- the lptE gene encoding LPS assembly lipoprotein LptE — MRYFLAFFIAIFICGCGYKPVSKITHDLVGDKIYVDVIISKEEPKNSVWIKDAVKEGMVARLNKNLSSKESADTSIIVSVNNLSYEAIIYDEFGYITSYKAHLSLNYKTKFKDGTVVDIPATGEYDFSVARRQKDVRFADSVLSDTQKYEAIKEASKEAFDEYIASLAVKGYRNGSSNR, encoded by the coding sequence TTGAGATATTTTTTAGCGTTTTTTATTGCGATATTTATCTGCGGATGTGGTTATAAACCAGTTTCAAAGATCACACATGATCTAGTTGGCGATAAAATTTACGTTGATGTGATTATCAGCAAAGAAGAGCCAAAAAATAGCGTTTGGATAAAGGATGCTGTAAAAGAGGGTATGGTCGCAAGGCTAAATAAAAATTTATCAAGCAAAGAGAGTGCTGATACTTCGATAATAGTTTCAGTTAATAATTTAAGCTATGAAGCGATCATTTATGATGAGTTTGGCTACATTACGTCATATAAAGCACATTTAAGCTTAAATTATAAGACTAAATTTAAAGATGGCACCGTAGTTGATATTCCAGCCACTGGCGAGTATGACTTTAGTGTCGCAAGACGTCAAAAAGATGTAAGATTTGCTGATAGCGTTCTTAGTGATACTCAAAAATACGAAGCTATCAAAGAGGCATCAAAAGAGGCCTTTGATGAGTATATCGCAAGTTTAGCGGTAAAAGGATATAGAAATGGCAGCAGTAACCGTTAG
- the secF gene encoding protein translocase subunit SecF — protein MQIFTKAKVYDFMRFRFASLAFSIFLFVGSIVLLATKGLNYGIDFSGGTLIQLKYDTKAPLDKIRDAFSTNEVLKNASVTEFGSEDEAVIRFSGSSSNLTGDIGTEIKQILKDTGNFEVRRVDIVGPKVGDELREKGLMALGISLIGILIYITFRFEWRFALAAIATEIHDIVITVGAISLFDIDVNLDTLAAVLTVLGYSLNDTIIIFDRIREGIKESKRTDIEGVINESVSATLSRTILTSATTMMTVLVLFLFGGDMIHGFSFILIVGIVIGTISSIYISSPFLIWFKFSIEHFRSRETEKQKIKKEREKERAMFEKGVV, from the coding sequence GTGCAAATTTTTACTAAAGCAAAAGTTTATGATTTTATGCGTTTTAGATTTGCTTCACTGGCATTTTCTATATTTTTATTTGTTGGCTCTATCGTTTTACTTGCTACAAAGGGGTTAAACTACGGCATTGATTTCTCTGGCGGTACGCTTATTCAGCTAAAATACGACACCAAAGCACCACTTGATAAAATTCGTGATGCTTTTAGTACAAATGAAGTGCTTAAAAACGCCTCTGTTACTGAGTTTGGAAGCGAAGATGAGGCTGTTATTAGATTTTCAGGTTCAAGCTCAAATTTAACTGGCGACATCGGTACTGAGATAAAGCAAATTTTAAAAGATACTGGAAATTTTGAAGTAAGACGTGTTGATATCGTTGGACCAAAGGTTGGCGACGAGCTTAGAGAAAAAGGCTTGATGGCTCTTGGAATTTCACTAATTGGTATATTAATCTACATCACATTTAGATTTGAGTGGCGTTTTGCGCTTGCTGCGATCGCAACTGAAATTCACGATATAGTTATAACTGTCGGTGCTATTTCGTTATTTGATATTGATGTAAATTTGGATACGCTAGCTGCTGTTTTAACGGTGCTTGGCTACTCTCTAAATGATACGATTATTATCTTTGATAGGATAAGAGAAGGTATCAAAGAGAGCAAGCGAACTGACATCGAGGGCGTTATCAATGAGTCAGTCTCAGCCACACTTTCAAGAACTATCCTAACTTCAGCCACTACGATGATGACAGTTCTTGTGTTATTTTTATTTGGTGGAGATATGATACATGGATTTTCATTTATTCTTATCGTTGGTATTGTCATAGGAACGATCAGCTCGATCTACATCTCTTCGCCGTTTCTTATCTGGTTTAAATTTAGCATCGAACATTTTAGAAGTAGAGAGACTGAAAAACAAAAGATAAAAAAAGAGCGCGAAAAAGAGCGTGCTATGTTTGAGAAAGGCGTTGTGTAA
- the mfd gene encoding transcription-repair coupling factor, translating into MQAKVYEYLLTHAPQILICEDDKEAELCADAASFAGFSAFRLPDFRAKKGDDLRSFNEELFEISSVLSKYYKFDGKKIIISPFSTLLNPLPTQKNLESSTIKLKDNLNLSEFTDLLIRFGYECVDIVESVGEFSIRGEVIDIYGVNMDDPVRILLFGDEVESIRNYNTATQISNKAELSEAEIVPFIANLSKDEFEKVSQKIEDMQSDALVSDLNSLGFWAIDSFSDYLKEFDSKLVKKIDFEIYDVPKEKFKGIEILPEPKIYKDLEVTLNFDFFELNKSKSITVLSRNEGLFKGYELDGFANVKLEISPLVVNLTSNDKIVVSLNKFEKKRRVKRSSLVVDELKVNDYVVHEDYGIGRFLGLEKIKVLGATKEFVVIAYQNDDKLLLPVEHLNLIDRYIAQNGSMAVLDRLGKANFAKIKEKVREKLFAIASKIVAMAAKRELVAGKILQKEDISYLNFVQDAGFSYTSDQQKAVNDIRDELKSGKVMDRLLSGDVGFGKTEVAMNAIFTCIKSGFSAFFFVPTTLLSSQHYKTLSQRFSKFGIKVFRLDRFSSAKEKSSLQKALKENEPIVCVGTHALLGVKAENLGLIVVDEEHKFGVKQKEQLKEISQHSHILSMSATPIPRSLNMALSKIKTYSILATPPSSRLDVRTSVREWDEKVVKEAIMRELRRGGQTFYIHNHIADIEQTANELKKILPKLRILILHSKINAKVAEDEMMKFERGEYDLLLCTSIVESGIHLPNANTIIVENANKFGMADLHQLRGRVGRSDKQAYCYFLVEDKDAISKDALKRLVALEGNSFLGAGSVLAYHDLEIRGGGNIIGEAQSGHIEAIGYSLYLKMLEDEINKLLNQDSAKLDKIDLKLSVSAFLNQEFIREDRLRLEIYRRLSKCKEVAEVYEIQSELEDRFGKIDTFTKQFLDLIIIKILALKAGIKTISNSEQNILIIKNDDEKIRLKSRSKDDDDVLAEILVYLRKDKK; encoded by the coding sequence ATGCAAGCAAAGGTCTATGAGTATCTTTTAACACACGCCCCACAAATTCTCATCTGTGAAGATGACAAAGAGGCGGAACTTTGCGCTGATGCGGCCAGTTTTGCTGGTTTTAGTGCATTTAGGTTACCTGATTTTAGAGCTAAAAAGGGCGATGATCTAAGAAGCTTTAACGAAGAGCTTTTTGAAATTTCATCCGTTCTTAGCAAATACTATAAATTTGATGGCAAAAAGATTATCATAAGCCCATTTAGCACGCTTTTAAACCCACTTCCAACGCAAAAAAACCTAGAAAGCTCAACGATCAAGCTAAAAGATAATCTAAATTTAAGCGAATTTACCGACTTACTCATACGCTTTGGCTACGAGTGCGTCGATATCGTTGAGAGCGTTGGCGAGTTTAGCATACGCGGCGAAGTGATCGACATTTACGGCGTAAATATGGATGATCCTGTTAGGATTTTGCTTTTTGGCGATGAGGTTGAGAGTATAAGGAACTACAACACCGCCACGCAAATTAGCAATAAAGCCGAGCTAAGCGAGGCCGAGATCGTGCCATTTATCGCAAATTTGAGCAAAGACGAGTTTGAAAAGGTCAGCCAAAAGATCGAGGATATGCAAAGCGACGCCTTGGTGAGCGACCTAAATTCGCTTGGATTTTGGGCGATCGATAGCTTTAGTGACTATTTGAAAGAATTTGACTCAAAGCTTGTTAAGAAGATAGATTTTGAAATTTATGATGTGCCCAAGGAGAAATTCAAGGGCATTGAAATTTTGCCTGAACCAAAGATCTATAAAGACTTAGAAGTTACTTTAAATTTTGACTTTTTTGAGCTAAATAAGAGCAAAAGTATAACCGTTCTTTCAAGAAATGAAGGGCTTTTTAAGGGCTATGAGCTTGATGGCTTTGCTAACGTAAAGCTTGAAATTTCGCCTCTTGTAGTAAATTTAACTTCAAACGACAAGATCGTAGTCTCACTTAATAAATTTGAGAAAAAAAGGCGAGTTAAGCGCTCAAGTCTCGTGGTGGACGAGTTAAAAGTAAATGACTATGTCGTGCATGAAGATTATGGTATAGGCAGGTTTTTAGGGCTTGAAAAGATCAAAGTTTTGGGCGCGACGAAAGAATTTGTGGTTATCGCTTATCAAAATGACGACAAGCTTCTTTTGCCGGTTGAACATCTAAATTTGATAGACCGCTACATCGCTCAAAATGGCTCTATGGCGGTGCTTGATCGTTTGGGCAAGGCAAATTTTGCCAAGATAAAAGAAAAGGTTAGAGAAAAACTCTTCGCAATCGCTTCAAAGATCGTAGCAATGGCGGCAAAAAGAGAGCTCGTGGCTGGTAAAATTTTGCAAAAAGAAGACATCTCTTATCTAAATTTTGTCCAAGACGCTGGCTTTTCATATACGAGTGATCAGCAAAAAGCGGTAAATGATATAAGGGATGAGCTAAAAAGCGGCAAGGTCATGGATAGGCTGCTTAGCGGAGACGTTGGCTTTGGTAAGACTGAAGTTGCGATGAATGCTATATTTACCTGCATAAAATCAGGCTTTAGCGCATTTTTTTTCGTGCCAACGACGCTACTTAGCTCGCAGCACTACAAGACGCTAAGCCAGAGATTTAGCAAATTTGGCATAAAGGTCTTTAGGCTAGACCGCTTCTCAAGCGCCAAAGAAAAATCAAGCCTGCAAAAAGCGTTAAAAGAAAATGAGCCCATAGTTTGCGTGGGTACGCATGCGCTTCTTGGCGTAAAGGCTGAAAATTTAGGGCTTATCGTTGTTGATGAAGAGCATAAATTTGGCGTTAAACAAAAAGAGCAGCTAAAAGAAATTTCTCAGCACTCACACATCTTAAGTATGAGTGCCACGCCGATACCAAGAAGCCTAAATATGGCGCTTAGCAAGATAAAAACATATAGCATTTTAGCCACTCCGCCAAGCTCGAGGCTGGATGTGAGAACAAGCGTGAGAGAGTGGGACGAAAAGGTTGTCAAAGAGGCGATCATGCGTGAGTTAAGACGCGGCGGGCAGACCTTTTACATCCATAACCACATCGCAGACATCGAGCAGACGGCAAATGAGCTAAAAAAAATTTTGCCAAAGCTTAGAATTTTGATACTTCACTCAAAGATAAATGCAAAAGTCGCTGAAGATGAGATGATGAAATTTGAGCGGGGCGAGTATGACTTGCTACTTTGCACCAGCATCGTTGAAAGCGGCATCCACTTGCCAAATGCAAACACCATAATCGTAGAAAATGCTAATAAATTTGGCATGGCTGACCTGCACCAGCTGCGCGGTCGTGTGGGCAGAAGCGATAAGCAGGCCTACTGCTACTTTTTAGTTGAAGATAAAGATGCCATTAGCAAAGACGCTCTAAAACGCCTTGTCGCACTTGAGGGCAACTCATTTTTGGGCGCTGGCTCAGTGCTAGCCTATCACGACCTTGAGATAAGGGGTGGTGGCAACATCATCGGCGAGGCGCAAAGCGGCCACATCGAGGCTATCGGCTACTCGCTATATCTAAAGATGCTAGAAGACGAGATCAATAAACTGCTAAATCAAGACTCCGCAAAGCTTGACAAGATCGATCTAAAGCTTAGTGTGAGCGCCTTTTTAAATCAAGAATTTATAAGAGAAGATAGGCTAAGGCTTGAAATTTACAGGCGCCTTAGCAAGTGTAAAGAGGTCGCTGAAGTCTATGAGATACAAAGCGAGCTTGAGGATAGATTTGGCAAGATAGATACATTTACAAAGCAGTTTTTAGACCTTATCATCATCAAAATTTTAGCTCTAAAAGCTGGCATAAAAACGATCTCAAACAGCGAGCAAAACATACTAATAATAAAAAATGATGATGAAAAGATCAGGCTAAAGTCACGTAGCAAGGATGATGACGATGTATTGGCTGAAATTTTGGTCTATCTAAGAAAGGATAAGAAGTGA
- a CDS encoding DUF6394 family protein, with protein sequence MNWGKVIYIFFALMSLTTTAEFLYDKNEIALFVAASINLVSTLLKIGVKNLLSAELFASSLVADLHLIPAFVILQVSENITLSYSLAIGAVIANIFSLALVLIESSKAQEEF encoded by the coding sequence ATGAACTGGGGAAAAGTTATCTACATATTTTTTGCATTGATGAGTCTTACGACTACGGCAGAATTTTTATATGATAAAAACGAGATTGCGCTTTTTGTGGCGGCTAGTATAAATTTGGTTTCAACGCTACTTAAGATCGGTGTTAAAAATTTACTCTCAGCTGAGCTTTTTGCAAGCTCGCTAGTTGCTGATTTACACCTTATACCAGCTTTTGTTATTTTGCAAGTCTCTGAAAATATAACACTTAGCTATTCGTTGGCTATTGGCGCAGTCATTGCAAATATATTTTCACTAGCCTTGGTTTTAATAGAATCAAGCAAAGCTCAAGAAGAATTTTAG
- the leuS gene encoding leucine--tRNA ligase gives MAEKRKYEPLKIEKKWQEIWDKNEEFEPKDDLSLPKKYILSMFPYPSGRIHMGHVRNYSIGDALARSYRKSGYNVLHPIGFDSFGMPAENAAIKHKIHPKIWTYENIDYMKKELASLGFSFSKKRILATSDPLYTKWEQSFFIKMFEKGLVYRKNAIINWCEYDQTVLANEQVEDGKCWRCGNEVVQKELPGYYFNITKYASELLDDLKLLEGKWPNQVITMQENWIGRSYGLEFKFYLDEASKEALGGKFDGFEVFTTRADTIYGVSYTALAPEHPIVKALLESDKIDESKKTKIKTILNQSPRERQASEKDGEFLGIYVVHPLTNEKIPVWVANFILADYGSGAIMAVPAHDQRDYEFASKFNLPIKPVVKPLDGESDGSKAYSEYGISINSELINGLSSEDAKSFIIEKFEKDGLGKRITNYKLRDWGISRQRYWGAPIPVVHCKCCGVVPEKEENLPIALPEDVEITGEGNPLDKHPTWKFTKCPKCGQDAIRETDTMDTFVESSWYFARFASDEKTWEQKALDEKSVNYWMNVDQYIGGIEHAILHLLYARFFQKVLRDLGYLRNDEPFENLLTQGMVLKDGKKMSKSKGNVVDPDDIINKYGADTARLFILFAAPPQKELEWNDSAVEGAFRFLNRLWEKAQTIKKIDKLPEIDHESLNKDEKFARLKIYEALKKSTEVFGDTFAFNTLIAACMEALNAINAQDNEDVNAEGFFIILNLLEPIVPHIANELSEELFGRKNFTKIDVKEEVFVKDSIALAVTVNGKKRAEFEVAASESEGEILKLAKQNVAKWLEGKEILKEIYIKGKLVNFVIKG, from the coding sequence ATGGCTGAAAAGAGAAAATATGAGCCTTTAAAGATAGAAAAAAAATGGCAAGAAATTTGGGATAAAAATGAAGAATTTGAACCAAAAGACGATCTAAGCTTGCCAAAAAAATATATCCTAAGTATGTTTCCGTATCCAAGCGGACGCATACATATGGGGCATGTAAGAAACTATTCTATCGGTGATGCGCTTGCTAGATCATATAGAAAAAGCGGATATAACGTGCTTCATCCTATTGGCTTTGATAGCTTTGGCATGCCAGCTGAAAATGCAGCCATAAAACATAAAATTCATCCTAAAATTTGGACTTATGAAAACATTGACTATATGAAAAAAGAGCTTGCAAGCCTTGGCTTTTCATTTTCTAAAAAGAGAATTTTAGCCACTTCTGACCCGCTTTATACTAAGTGGGAGCAAAGCTTTTTTATAAAGATGTTTGAAAAAGGGCTTGTTTATAGAAAAAATGCAATTATAAATTGGTGCGAATACGATCAAACTGTGCTTGCAAATGAGCAGGTAGAGGATGGTAAATGCTGGAGATGTGGTAATGAAGTGGTGCAAAAAGAGCTTCCAGGATATTACTTTAACATCACAAAATACGCTAGCGAGCTACTTGATGATCTAAAACTTCTTGAAGGCAAATGGCCAAATCAAGTAATTACAATGCAAGAAAACTGGATCGGCAGAAGCTACGGCTTGGAGTTTAAATTTTATCTTGATGAGGCTTCAAAAGAGGCTTTAGGTGGTAAATTTGACGGCTTTGAGGTGTTTACTACAAGGGCTGATACGATTTACGGCGTTAGCTACACAGCCCTTGCTCCTGAACATCCTATTGTAAAAGCGTTGCTTGAGAGTGATAAAATTGATGAAAGCAAAAAGACAAAGATAAAAACAATCCTAAATCAAAGCCCAAGAGAGCGTCAAGCGAGCGAAAAAGATGGAGAATTTTTAGGAATTTATGTCGTTCATCCACTTACCAATGAAAAAATCCCAGTTTGGGTTGCAAATTTTATCCTAGCTGACTACGGTAGCGGCGCTATCATGGCTGTCCCTGCGCATGACCAAAGAGATTACGAGTTTGCAAGTAAATTTAATCTTCCTATAAAGCCAGTAGTAAAGCCGCTTGATGGCGAGAGCGACGGTTCTAAAGCATACTCTGAGTACGGAATTTCTATAAATTCTGAGCTTATAAACGGCCTTAGCTCAGAGGATGCTAAAAGCTTTATAATAGAGAAATTTGAAAAAGATGGTCTTGGCAAAAGGATCACAAATTACAAGCTAAGAGACTGGGGAATTTCTCGCCAAAGATACTGGGGTGCGCCAATACCAGTAGTGCACTGCAAATGCTGCGGCGTAGTGCCTGAAAAAGAGGAAAATTTACCTATCGCGCTACCAGAAGATGTCGAGATCACAGGCGAGGGCAATCCTTTAGATAAACATCCAACTTGGAAATTTACAAAGTGTCCAAAATGCGGACAAGATGCGATCAGAGAGACTGATACGATGGATACGTTTGTGGAGAGTAGCTGGTATTTTGCTAGATTTGCAAGTGATGAGAAGACTTGGGAGCAAAAAGCACTTGACGAAAAGAGCGTGAATTACTGGATGAATGTAGATCAGTATATCGGCGGTATCGAGCATGCGATATTGCACCTTTTATACGCTAGATTTTTCCAAAAAGTCTTAAGAGATCTGGGCTATCTAAGAAATGATGAGCCATTTGAAAATTTGCTAACTCAAGGCATGGTCTTAAAAGATGGCAAAAAGATGAGCAAAAGTAAGGGCAACGTCGTAGATCCTGATGATATCATCAATAAATATGGTGCTGATACGGCAAGGCTATTTATCCTTTTTGCAGCACCTCCTCAAAAAGAGCTTGAGTGGAACGACAGTGCAGTTGAAGGCGCGTTTAGGTTTTTAAATAGGCTTTGGGAGAAGGCACAAACTATCAAAAAGATAGACAAGCTGCCTGAGATAGATCACGAAAGCTTAAACAAAGATGAGAAATTTGCAAGGCTAAAAATTTATGAAGCGCTTAAAAAATCAACTGAGGTTTTTGGCGATACATTCGCTTTTAATACACTAATCGCTGCTTGCATGGAGGCATTAAATGCCATAAATGCGCAGGATAACGAAGATGTAAATGCTGAGGGCTTTTTTATTATCTTAAATTTACTTGAGCCTATCGTGCCGCATATCGCAAATGAGCTTAGTGAAGAGCTTTTTGGTAGAAAAAATTTCACAAAAATAGACGTAAAAGAAGAGGTTTTTGTAAAAGATAGCATCGCTCTTGCAGTTACGGTAAATGGCAAAAAAAGGGCTGAGTTTGAAGTGGCAGCGAGCGAGAGTGAGGGTGAAATTTTAAAGCTAGCTAAGCAAAACGTAGCTAAATGGCTTGAAGGAAAAGAAATTTTAAAAGAGATTTATATAAAAGGCAAATTAGTAAATTTCGTCATTAAAGGATAA